The Triticum dicoccoides isolate Atlit2015 ecotype Zavitan chromosome 6A, WEW_v2.0, whole genome shotgun sequence genome has a window encoding:
- the LOC119318867 gene encoding auxin-responsive protein SAUR71-like, with protein MKRLFRRLSRVAAADSSSAAAATAYRQLRAPKQSASAAGGGCAKVPQGHVPVCVGEEGGPVERFAVRADLLGRPAFAALLLRAAQEYGYGHPGALRIPCPVADFRRLLVRLSDDPYADEC; from the coding sequence ATGAAGCGCCTCTTCCGACGGCTCTCCCGCGTCGCCGCGGCCGACTCCTCCTCCGCGGCTGCCGCCACGGCGTACCGGCAGCTCCGCGCGCCGAAGCAGTCCGcgtcggcggccggcggcggctgcgCCAAGGTGCCGCAGGGGCACGTGCCGGTGTGCGTCGGCGAGGAGGGCGGGCCCGTGGAGCGGTTCGCGGTGCGCGCGGACCTGCTGGGCCGGCCGGCCTTCGCGGCGCTGCTCCTGCGCGCCGCCCAGGAGTACGGCTACGGCCACCCCGGCGCGCTCCGCATCCCCTGCCCCGTCGCCGACTTCCGCCGCCTCctcgtccgcctctccgacgacccCTACGCCGACGAGTGCTAG